Proteins found in one Panicum hallii strain FIL2 chromosome 4, PHallii_v3.1, whole genome shotgun sequence genomic segment:
- the LOC112890669 gene encoding serine/threonine-protein kinase ATR isoform X2, which yields MTAEILPLENIIRSITCILGQDVAELSDIRDADYDFSMGACLHALHSSCPGYVVESTAADIVNVLQRAVKASKSAELQVAMYTTYKRIIELCPAQVWKPEILLKLLCLPKPCSKLIECIRVVISKFGQDFFTLDDSNSQSSPQARSENFDLPKVGQKRISQNEESSFSKRQKMTESGFSAGVGFKLREDYGYAFRQSLFSLIKSLSPDNYETYPLDPETAIEVISLLCLSLCVYSKTSLFTRVSKQVLSWISWIHKQITQRNMFSFDAPLYFEALHTVMLLQFNLPGHAKLFEDESQFSGDGTHFLHPIYADLISMLKLLLDDAHVVTQTSSDYKTKCLLMQTIAKVGNKLNAGCDLEVLDLAIRNGTVEIQNESIMSLPIIVLYSGPKMLGAMFRKLESVGALGLVTVGKSMAFSLGFLSCLNVTTDCTDNVGNHCNLFLDKHSEQPMSTLDLLSRGFRCPQCDIRNRIVQNEEKISIMDTALVHVENVNFNINIYKAHTLFFKFLYAETSEESLVYWVEVLPRILRHSSRHVLLEMRTQWVQCFEFLLLHEMKAVREAFSGVVCCFLEKNVLDVLCSDGLGKDGGTKELQFMDKIKCAFTEAEDSQILLTLLESIGTIMKVSDIHGEVFFCSFVLLIDQLDNHNSIIRMTALRLIHRCCTYCFKGGLDHFLSKYSNARDNLYNYLSSRLVTHPIMIKEFAEDVVGIKTKELIERMVPSVIPKLIVSLPNNNHAINTLRELASHLNTELVQLIINWLPTVLCFALFYDDGQHLPSVLQFYKNETETYSKELFAAALPTLLDEIVCFPGESDQIETDIRTAKISPTIQNIARILTGNETLPQFLRNDFVRLLNSIDKKMLHSDDMKLQKQALQRIRKLVEMMGPYLSTHTPKIMVLLIFAIDKEGLQMDGLDVLHFFIKQLAGVSPNSIKYVMSQVVAAFIPSLEKCKVCPSAHLSKIVEILEELVVKNNSLLKQHIRELPLLPSLPSLSEVNKVIQEARGLMTLQDHLKDAVNGLNHESLNVRYMVACELSKLFNARRDDLTALIIGEDIAHLDVISSLIMALLKGCAEQSRTNVGQRLKIVCADCLGALGAVDPAKVKVISCERFKIKCSDDDLIFELIHKHLARAFRAAADTTVHDSAALAIQELLKLGGCQSSPSDDSLRESNCCEMSYRGQKLWGRFSNYVKEIIAPCLTSRFHLRNPTDSAPLGPIYRPEMSFRRWIYYWIRRLTSHATGSRSGIFSACRGIIRHDMPTAIYLLPYLVLNVVCYGTPEARQSITEEILCVLNAAASESSGAAVHGIAGGQSEVCIQAIFTLLDNLGQWVDDLKQEIALSQSSYAMAGKHGGKLKGRTCSDYEQDQMLVQCSNVAELLAAIPRVTLARASLRCQAHARALMYFESHVQENSGSSNPAAECSGTFSDDDISFLMEIYGGLDEPDGLLGLANLRKSSSLQDQLIINEKAGNWAEVLTLCEQALQMEPTSVHRQSDVLNCLLNMCHLQAMIAHVDGLVRSIPQYKKTWCMQGVRAAWRLGRWDLMDEYLTGADKGLVFSGSENNASFDMDLAKIFKAMMNKDQFLVAEQIFQSKQALLVPLAAAGMDSYMRAYPYVVKLHMLRELEDFNSLLGDKSFIDKSFSADDPKFLKLTKDWENRLRCTQPSLWTREPLLALRRMVFSQSHMHAQVGNSWLHYAKLCRLAGHYETAHLAILEADASGAPNAHMEKAKYLWNIRKFDSAIAELQQTLLNMPAEILGSAVLSSLCSLSLALPNPPISATQASKENPDVSKSLLLYTRWIHYTGQKQSADIKSLYSRVTELQPKWEKGFFCMAKFVDDLLIDARKRQEDDKFACKVGPVSSSSSNSVSRANEEKEKPWWELLPGVLLYYAKALHKGHKNLFQALPRMLTLWFEFGSIYAQEESSSDHHMKEIHGRVLSLIRGCLKDLPTYQWLTVLSQLISRICHQNTHVVRIVKYIIIFILKEYPQQALWMMAAVSKSTVPARRDAAAEILQSAKKGCQRGNSALFIQFPSLIDHLIKLCFHPGQPKAKTINISTEFSSLKRMMPLGIILPVQQALTVTLPSYDSNMLDQSGFHPFSVSEHPTIAGIADEAEILSSLQKPKKVVFIGSDGVARPFLCKPKDDLRKDSRMMEFNAMINRLLSKVPESRRRKLYIRTFAVVPLTEDCGMVEWVPNTRGLRHILQDIYIAHGKFDRMKTNPQIKKIYDTYHGKMPDDEMLKTKILPMFPPVFHKWFLTTFSEPAAWFRARVAYAHTTAVWSMVGHIVGLGDRHGENILFDSTTGDCVHVDFSCLFDRGLLLDKPEVVPFRLTQNMIDGLGITGYEGIFLKVCEITLSVLRTHKETLMTVLETFIHDPLVEWTKTNKSSAGEVQNPHAQRAITNIKARLQGVVVGVKASPSLPLSVEGQARRLIAEAVSLSNLGKMYIWWMPWF from the exons ATGACTGCTGAGATTCTTCCTCTAGAAAATATTATTCGTTCAATCACATGCATTTTGGGCCAAGATGTTGCTGAACTTTCTGATATCAG AGATGCAGATTATGACTTTTCAATGGGAGCGTGTCTTCATGCACTGCATTCTTCATGTCCTGGTTATGTTGTTGAATCTACAGCTGCAGATATTGTTAATGTCCTCCAAAGAGCAGTAAAAGCCAGCAAAAGTGCAGAACTTCAG GTTGCAATGTACACCACATACAAGAGAATAATTGAACTCTGCCCTGCTCAAGTATGGAAACCAGAAATCCTTCTGAAATTGCTCTGCTTGCCAAAACCTTGCAGCAAACTGATTGAATGCATTCGAGTGGTTATCAGCAAATTTGGTCAAGACTTCTTTACTCTTGATGATAGTAACAGTCAAAGCAGCCCTCAGGCAAGATCTGAAAATTTTGACTTGCCAAAAGTTGGCCAGAAAAGAATATCACAGAATGAGGAAAGCAGTTTTTCCAAACGTCAAAAGATGACTGAATCAGGGTTTTCTGCTGGCGTTGGATTCAAACTAAGAGAAGATTATGGCTATGCTTTTCGACAGTCTTTATTTTCACTGATTAAGTCCCTATCGCCAGACAATTATGAGACTTATCCATTAGACCCTGAGACTGCTATAGAGGTGATTAGTCTGCTGTGTCTTTCGTTATGTGTTTATTCAAAGACAAGTCTGTTTACCAGAGTTTCTAAGCAAGTCCTTTCCTGGATTTCTTGGATTCACAAACAG ATAACCCAGAGAAACATGTTTTCTTTTGACGCGCCACTGTATTTTGAAGCTCTTCATACTGTAATGCTTCTCCAAT TCAATCTTCCTGGACATGCTAAACTGTTCGAAGATGAATCTCAGTTTAGTGGTGATGGTACACATTTTCTTCATCCAATATATGCTGACCTCATCAGCATGTTGAAACTGCtgttggatgatgctcatgttGTCACTCAAACCAGTTCAGACTACAAGACTAAATGCCTTTTGATGCAGACCATTGCAAAGGTTGGCAATAAACTGAATGCTGGATGCGATCTTGAAGTCCTTGATTTGGCTATCCGTAATGGAACTGTTGAGATTCAAAATGAGTCAATTATGTCACTACCCATAATTGTGTTGTACTCTGGTCCTAAGATGCTTGGAGCAATGTTTAGGAAACTTGA GTCAGTGGGTGCTTTAGGACTCGTGACAGTGGGGAAAAGTATGGCCTTTTCTCTTGGTTTTTTATCTTGCTTAAATGTAACCACTGATTGCACTGACAATGTGGGGAACCATTGCAATCTATTCTTGGACAAGCACTCTGAACAACCTATGTCAACATTAGATCTTCTCTCGAGAGGTTTCCGGTGCCCTCAATGTGATATCAGGAATAGAATTGTCCAGAATGAAGAGAAAATTTCTATCATGGACACTGCGCTGGTACATGTTGAGAATGTGAACTTCAATATTAACATCTACAAGGCCCACACTCTCTTTTTCAAGTTTCTGTATGCAGAGACTTCTGAGGAATCTCTAGTTTATTGGGTTGAAGTTTTGCCGCGGATATTGAGGCATTCTAGCAGACATGTTCTGCTTGAGATGAGAACTCAGTGGGTTCAGTGTTTTGAATTTCTACTACTTCATGAAATGAAAGCTGTCAGGGAAGCATTTTCTGGTGTAGTCTGCTGCTTCTTGGAAAAAAATGTCCTGGATGTTTTGTGTTCTGATGGACTGGGAAAGGATGGAGGGACCAAAGAACTTCAATTCATGGACAAAATAAAATGTGCTTTCACTGAAGCTGAAGATTCTCAGATTCTTCTTACACTTCTGGAATCAATTGGTACAATCATGAAAGTTAGTGATATTCATGGAGAAGTTTTCTTCTGCTCATTTGTGTTACTGATTGATCAGCTTGATAATCATAATTCCATCATAAGGATGACTGCTTTGAGATTAATTCATAGATGCTGCACTTACTGTTTCAAAGGAGGATTGGATCACTTCCTCTCAAAGTACTCGAATGCTAGAGATAATTTATATAATTATCTGTCATCTAGACTTGTGACTCATCCCATAATGATTAAGGAATTTGCTGAGGATGTTGTAGGTATTAAGACCAAAGAACTAATTGAGAGAATGGTTCCATCAGTTATACCAAAGCTCATTGTGTCGCTCCCAAACAATAACCACGCCATTAATACTCTGCGTGAACTGGCAAGCCATCTAAACACTGAACTAGTACAGCTGATCATAAATTGGCTGCCTACAGTTCTCTGCTTTGCTCTTTTTTATGATGATGGGCAGCATTTACCATCTGTTCTACAATTTTATAAGAATGAGACAGAAACTTATAGCAAAGAGTTATTTGCAGCTGCTTTGCCAACACTGCTTGACGAAATTGTATGTTTTCCTGGGGAATCTGATCAGATTGAGACTGATATAAG GACAGCAAAAATTTCACCAACAATTCAGAATATTGCTAGAATTCTGACAGGCAATGAAACTCTTCCTCAGTTTTTGAGGAATGATTTTGTCCGCCTTCTTAATAGCATTGACAAGAAGATGCTCCATTCCGATGACATGAAGCTTCAAAAACAAGCTCTCCAGCGAATAAGGAAATTGGTTGAGATGATGGGCCCTTATTTGAGTACACATACGCCAAAGATTATGGTTCTGTTGATTTTTGCTATTGATAAGGAAGGTCTTCAGATGGATGGTCTTGATGTCTTACATTTTTTCATAAAGCAGTTGGCTGGAGTATCACCAAATAGTATCAAGTATGTTATGTCCCAAGTTGTAGCTGCTTTCATTCCATCTCTAGAAAAGTGCAAAGTATGCCCTTCTGCGCACCTGAGTAAAATTGTTGAAATCCTAGAAGAACTTGTTGTGAAAAATAACAGCTTGCTAAAGCAACATATACGCGAACTACCACTGTTGCCTAGTCTACCATCGTTATCAGAAGTAAACAAGGTAATACAGGAAGCTAGAGGGCTAATGACACTGCAAGATCATCTGAAGGATGCTGTCAATGGTCTTAACCATGAAAGCTTAAATGTGAGATACATGGTAGCTTGTGAGCTGAGTAAATTGTTTAATGCCAGAAGGGACGATTTGACTGCTCTCATCATTGGTGAAGATATTGCTCATTTGGATGTAATAAGCTCTTTAATTATGGCTTTACTCAAAGGATGTGCAGAGCAATCAAGGACTAATGTTGGCCAGAGACTGAAAATAGTTTGTGCAGACTGTCTTGGTGCACTTGGTGCTGTTGATCCTGCTAAGGTAAAGGTAATTTCTTGCGAGCGCTTTAAGATAAAATGTTCAGACGATGACCTTATATTTGAGTTGATCCACAAGCATCTTGCAAGGGCATTCAGAGCTGCTGCTGACACAACAGTGCACGATTCTGCTGCCTTGGCTATCCAGGAGCTACTAAAATTGGGTGGTTGCCAATCTTCACCTAGTGACGACAGTTTGAGAGAATCAAATTGTTGTGAGATGAGTTACAGGGGCCAGAAGTTGTGGGGCCGTTTCTCAAACTATGTCAAGGAAATAATTGCCCCGTGCTTAACATCAAGATTTCATCTTCGTAACCCAACTGATTCTGCTCCACTTGGCCCAATATACCGCCCAGAAATGTCTTTTAGAAGGTGGATATACTACTGGATTAGAAGGTTGACATCACATGCAACTGGATCTCGTTCTGGTATTTTTAGTGCATGCCGTGGAATTATTCGGCATGATATGCCAACTGCAATCTATCTCCTACCATACTTGGTCTTAAATGTTGTCTGCTATGGGACCCCAGAGGCTCGTCAAAGCattactgaggaaatcctgtgTGTTCTCAATGCTGCTGCTTCTGAAAGTAGTGGAGCTGCTGTTCATGGAATTGCAGGGGGGCAGAGTGAGGTCTGTATTCAAGCCATCTTCACTTTACTTGATAACCTTGGGCAATGGGTTGATGACCTCAAACAGGAAATTGCATTATCACAGTCTAGTTATGCCATGGCTGGAAAGCATGGAGGTAAATTGAAAGGCAGAACATGTTCTGATTATGAACAGGATCAAATGCTGGTGCAGTGTAGCAATGTTGCTGAGTTGCTGGCTGCTATACCTAGAGTTACGCTAGCAAGGGCCTCTCTTAGATGTCAAGCTCATGCTCGTGCTCTAATGTACTTTGAATCTCATGTCCAGGAAAATTCGGGTTCCTCCAATCCAGCTGCAGAGTGTAGTGGCACCTTTTCAGATGATGACATATCTTTTCTTATGGAAATATATGGAGGATTGGATGAGCCTGACGGCCTCCTCGGTTTAGCTAATCTGAGGAAATCATCAAGCCTACAAGATCAGCTTATAATTAATGAGAAAGCTGGAAACTGGGCCGAAGTATTAACCTTATGTGAACAGGCCTTGCAAATGGAACCTACCTCTGTTCATAGACAATCTGATGTTCTTAATTGTTTGCTAAACATGTGCCACCTTCAAGCCATGATAGCCCATGTGGATGGTTTGGTGCGCAGCATACCCCAGTATAAGAAAACTTGGTGCATGCAGGGAGTGCGAGCAGCGTGGCGATTGGGGAGATGGGATCTCATGGATGAATATCTGACCGGGGCAGACAAAGGTCTGGTGTTCAGTGGTTCTGAGAACAATGCTTCTTTTGACATGGATCTTGCTAAGATATTCAAGGCCATGATGAACAAAGATCAGTTTCTGGTTGCTGAACAAATTTTCCAGTCCAAGCAAGCGTTGCTTGTACCTCTGGCTGCAGCAGGCATGGACTCATATATGCGCGCGTATCCCTATGTTGTAAAGCTCCATATGCTGCGTGAGTTGGAAGACTTCAATTCCCTGTTGGGAGACAAGTCATTTATTGATAAATCGTTCAGTGCAGACGATCCGAAATTTCTGAAGTTAACAAAAGATTGGGAGAACCGTCTGAGATGTACACAGCCGTCTCTGTGGACAAGGGAGCCTTTACTTGCTCTCCGAAGGATGGTTTTTAGTCAGAGTCATATGCATGCTCAGGTTGGGAATAGCTGGCTTCATTATGCTAAGCTCTGCCGTTTGGCTGGTCATTATGAAACAGCTCACCTTGCAATACTGGAAGCAGATGCTTCAGGTGCCCCCAATGCTCACATGGAGAAGGCGAAGTATCTCTGGAATATACGGAAGTTTGATAGCGCTATAGCTGAACTTCAGCAAACACTTCTCAACATGCCTGCAGAAATTTTGGGAAGTGCTGTACTTTCATCTCTTTGTAGCCTCTCTCTTGCTTTGCCAAATCCACCCATCTCTGCGACACAGGCATCAAAAGAGAATCCAGATGTGTCTAAATCCCTGCTTCTCTACACTAGATGGATCCACTATACAGGGCAAAAACAGAGTGCGGATATCAAATCTCTCTATTCTAGAGTAACCGAATTGCAGCCCAAGTGGGAAAAGGGTTTTTTCTGCATGGCAAAGTTTGTTGATGATTTGCTTATTGATGCTAGGAAACGGCAAGAAGATGACAAGTTTGCTTGTAAAGTTGGACCAGTCTCTTCTAGCTCTTCTAACTCTGTAAGCAGGGCAAATGAAGAGAAAGAGAAGCCTTGGTGGGAATTACTTCCGGGTGTGCTACTATATTATGCAAAAGCACTTCACAAAGGGCATAAGAATCTGTTTCAAGCACTTCCTCGAATGCTTACACTTTGGTTCGAATTTGGAAGCATATATGCCCAAGAGGAATCTTCCTCTGATCACCACATGAAAGAGATTCACGGAAGG GTGTTAAGCCTCATCCGTGGGTGCTTGAAGGATCTACCAACATATCAATGGCTTACTGTGCTGTCTCAGTTGATCTCCCGCATCTGTCACCAAAATACTCATGTTGTCAGAATTGTCAAATACATCATCATTTTTATTTTAAAGGAATACCCTCAACAAGCTCTTTGGATGATGGCTGCAGTGTCGAAGTCAACAGTTCCTGCAAGACGAGATGCTGCTGCAGAAATATTACAATCAGCAAAGAAAGGATGTCAGCGTGGGAATAGTGCATTGTTCATTCAATTTCCTAGTCTGATAGACCATCTCATTAAGCTCTGCTTTCATCCAGGGCAGCCGAAGGCGAAAACAATTAACATCTCAACTGAGTTCAGTTCCTTGAAAAGAATGATGCCACTAGGAATTATCTTACCTGTCCAACAGGCTTTAACTGTGACTCTGCCATCATATGATTCAAATATGTTGGACCAATCTGGTTTTCACCCCTTTTCAGTTTCTGAGCATCCTACGATAGCTGGAATAGCCGACGAAGCAGAAATTCTTTCCTCTCTTCAGAAACCAAAGAAG GTTGTTTTCATCGGAAGCGACGGAGTTGCTCGCCCATTTCTATGCAAACCTAAGGATGATCTTAGGAAAGACTCACGCATGATGGAGTTCAATGCAATGATCAACCGTCTCCTCTCCAAGGTCCCTGAGAGCCGCAGGAGAAAGCTTTATATCAGAACCTTTGCAGTGGTACCACTTACTGAAGATTGTGGAATGGTAGAATGGGTTCCCAATACTCGCGGTCTTCGTCATATTCTTCAGGACATCTACATAGCTCATGGAAAGTTTGATAGGATGAAAACAAATCCACAAATCAAGAAGATATATGACACATACCATGGAAAAATGCCTGACGATGAGATGCTGAAGACTAAAATCCTTCCAATGTTTCCCCCAGTTTTCCACAAATGGTTCTTGACAACATTCTCCGAGCCAGCTGCATGGTTTCGTGCTAGAGTGGCATATGCGCATACCACCGCAGTGTGGTCAATGGTTGGCCACATTGTTGGGCTTGGTGACAGACACGGTGAAAACATCCTTTTCGACTCCACAACCGGGGACTGCGTTCATGTGGATTTCAGCTGCTTGTTTGACAGGGGGTTGCTACTGGACAAGCCTGAGGTGGTGCCATTTAGGCTTACGCAA AACATGATTGATGGCTTGGGCATCACAGGATATGAAGGCATATTTCTTAAGGTCTGTGAAATCACTCTGTCGGTTCTCAGAACTCACAAGGAGACCCTCATGACTGTTCTCGAGACCTTCATCCATGATCCGCTAGTGGAGTGGACCAAAACTAATAAATCCAGTGCAGGCGAGGTCCAGAACCCACACGCACAG AGGGCCATTACTAACATCAAGGCAAGGCTCCAGGGAGTTGTGGTGGGTGTCAAAGCCAGCCCTTCCCTGCCTCTGTCCGTGGAAGGCCAAGCACGCCGCCTGATCGCTGAAGCAGTCTCCCTCAGCAACCTTGGCAAAATGTACATCTGGTGGATGCCGTGGTTCTAA